The Amaranthus tricolor cultivar Red isolate AtriRed21 chromosome 6, ASM2621246v1, whole genome shotgun sequence genome has a segment encoding these proteins:
- the LOC130815170 gene encoding uncharacterized protein LOC130815170, translated as MAMRDYRKGNWTVEETMILIEAKQKDDERRKLSRSKSAAFTPTVTSCSSSSSGSKPITELRWKWVEEYCWGKGCFRSQNQCNDKWDNLMRDYKKVRDYQKNYQQNKDENIGLKSYWDMDKIQRKDKGLPTNMIAQIYQALSDVVERSSASSTLVSTAAEAAQFFLPPPSTVVEMLQTSPSLLPSTAAMRLSSRRLPPGLPLLPPVFQSASEPPPPLPTATLFESETSEHSQQVSPLAKKRRREEGGAREVPSGAETLPPPPPPPPPSLLPHTAVSSLEEVSSAISRSATLISETIQENEEREERRHREMMNLQESRLRIEESRLEINRQSLNNLTDAINRLASSIFNWANSQQTQHGPP; from the exons ATGGCAATGAGAGATTACAGAAAAGGAAACTGGACAGTAGAAGAAACCATGATTTTAATAGAAGCAAAACAGAAAGATGATGAAAGAAGAAAGTTAAGCAGATCAAAATCAGCTGCATTTACACCCACAGTAACTtcctgttcttcttcttcttcaggaAGCAAACCAATAACAGAATTAAGATGGAAATGGGTTGAAGAATATTGTTGGGGAAAAGGTTGTTTTAGAAGTCAAAATCAATGTAATGATAAATGGGATAATCTGATGAGAGATTATAAAAAAGTTAGAGATTATCAAAAGaattatcaacaaaataaaGATGAAAATATTGGTCTTAAATCTTATTGGGATATGGATAAAATTCAAAGGAAAGATAAGGGTTTACCGACTAATATGATAGCTCAGATTTATCAAGCTTTATCTGATGTTGTTGAGCGTAGTAGTGCTAGTTCTACACTGGTTTCTACGGCGGCGGAAGCGGCGCAGTTTTTTCTGCCGCCGCCGTCTACGGTGGTGGAAATGTTACAAACTTCTCCATCATTGCTGCCCTCTACGGCTGCAATGCGGTTGTCTTCTCGGCGGTTACCACCGGGATTGCCGCTATTGCCTCCGGTTTTTCAGTCGGCGTCTGAACCGCCCCCGCCTTTGCCAACAGCTACATTGTTCG AATCTGAAACAAGTGAGCATTCACAACAAGTATCACCATTAGCTAAGaagagaagaagagaagaagGTGGTGCAAGAGAAGTACCAAGTGGTGCCGAAACACTACCGCCGCCGCCACCACCACCACCGCCTTCTCTGTTGCCACATACGGCGGTAAGTTCACTTGAAGAAGTAAGCTCAGCCATTAGTAGAAGTGCAACATTGATATCAGAGACAATTCAGGAAAATGAGGAAAGAGAAGAAAGAAGACATAGGGAGATGATGAACTTACAAGAATCAAGATTAAGGATTGAAGAATCAAGATTAGAGATTAATAGACAAAGTCTTAATAATTTGACTGATGCAATTAATAGGCTTGCTTCCTCCATTTTCAATTGGGCTAATTCTCAACAAACTCAACATGGTCCTccctaa